A part of Fimbriiglobus ruber genomic DNA contains:
- a CDS encoding YfbK domain-containing protein, translating to MVPAGVPLTLPGVDPLKYQQPTTAPTAVAATGEWLTAKMRYKHPEADTSRELVRAMPGDALGKSAPADFQFAAAVAEFGMLLRQSPYKGTSNYDHVLVAAEANAGTDPGKHRAEFTALVRQARRLTKVAAEEPIAGKN from the coding sequence ATCGTTCCGGCCGGCGTGCCGCTGACCTTGCCCGGCGTCGACCCGCTGAAGTACCAGCAGCCGACGACCGCCCCGACCGCGGTGGCCGCCACCGGGGAATGGCTGACGGCGAAAATGCGTTACAAGCACCCGGAAGCCGACACGAGCCGGGAACTCGTCCGGGCGATGCCCGGCGACGCGCTCGGCAAGTCGGCCCCGGCCGACTTCCAGTTCGCGGCGGCGGTCGCCGAGTTCGGGATGCTGCTGCGGCAGTCGCCGTACAAGGGCACGTCGAATTATGACCACGTACTGGTCGCGGCCGAGGCGAACGCCGGCACTGACCCGGGAAAGCACCGGGCCGAGTTCACCGCCCTGGTCCGACAAGCCCGGCGACTCACGAAGGTCGCGGCCGAGGAGCCGATCGCGGGAAAGAATTGA
- a CDS encoding transposase produces MRSAKKPKLCSRQIQDRAAELISPIFRPSSSRKCSAPVLLQVVLTAAANIISLFGACLRLGTISDQTARSELKSRLPKQRKPLEAKLNHALREPLPPNTRRRSRDLAIDYHEIPYHGHGPKNHVRGNKPRSGTTTFFTYATACLIHHGHRYTLAYTWVRAEDSTVEVLQRLLTEVGNSGVRIRKLLLDRGFFSVAVMQFLQERNCPFLMPVVMRGRKPRRGKKSTGWRMFRRKPAGWYRHTHRHKGEEVTVRVCVSYKSYRHHRTNKRRAKTLVFASWRVSGAPRDVRDAYRTRFGIESSYRQLGQARIRTSTRNPILRSFFVGLALLLRNLWVWFQALWFGRTGTRECKRHRNDSSSGGCWPYLLKEITTTKRFLIREHNCLKNKGFHSRGF; encoded by the coding sequence ATGCGTTCTGCCAAGAAGCCTAAACTGTGTTCCCGGCAAATTCAAGATCGGGCTGCGGAACTGATCTCTCCGATCTTCAGACCATCGAGTTCGCGCAAATGTTCTGCGCCGGTTCTGCTCCAGGTCGTGTTGACGGCTGCGGCCAACATCATCTCGTTGTTCGGGGCCTGCCTTCGTCTGGGTACGATCTCCGATCAGACGGCGCGCAGCGAATTGAAGTCGCGTCTGCCCAAACAGCGCAAGCCGCTCGAAGCCAAGCTGAACCACGCCTTGCGCGAACCGCTGCCGCCGAACACGCGCCGCCGGTCTCGGGATCTGGCGATCGATTACCACGAAATTCCGTATCACGGACACGGTCCCAAGAATCACGTCCGGGGCAACAAGCCACGCTCGGGGACGACCACGTTTTTTACCTACGCCACCGCCTGTCTGATTCATCATGGGCACAGGTATACCCTGGCGTACACGTGGGTCCGGGCGGAAGACTCGACGGTCGAGGTTCTGCAACGACTCCTGACCGAGGTCGGGAACAGCGGCGTGAGGATTCGCAAACTGCTTCTGGATCGGGGGTTTTTCAGCGTCGCCGTGATGCAGTTTCTCCAGGAGCGCAACTGTCCCTTCCTGATGCCCGTGGTGATGCGCGGGCGGAAGCCGCGTCGCGGGAAGAAGTCCACGGGATGGCGGATGTTCCGGCGCAAGCCCGCCGGCTGGTATCGTCACACGCACCGTCACAAGGGTGAGGAGGTGACCGTGAGGGTCTGTGTGAGTTACAAGAGCTACCGCCACCACCGGACGAACAAGCGGCGGGCCAAGACGTTGGTATTCGCCAGCTGGCGTGTGTCGGGTGCACCGAGGGACGTGCGTGACGCGTATCGCACACGGTTCGGGATCGAAAGCAGCTATCGGCAACTCGGTCAGGCGCGAATCCGGACCAGTACCCGGAACCCGATCCTGCGATCGTTCTTCGTGGGTCTGGCCCTGTTGCTGCGAAACCTTTGGGTGTGGTTTCAGGCGCTCTGGTTCGGGAGGACAGGCACCCGCGAGTGCAAGCGGCATCGAAACGATTCCAGTTCAGGTGGATGTTGGCCGTACTTGCTCAAGGAAATAACG
- a CDS encoding DUF1501 domain-containing protein — MNPVRLPDGVTRRQLLTLGSLGAVGLGLPDLLRANAATPRGRPESPKSCIFVVQYGGCSQIDSFDLKPDAPVEIRGPFRPIPTSVPGTRVCEHLPRLARRAHQYAIVRSMTHGNPGHDGGMHVCMTGHSQPAENTPYVGSVVAKLCPPGGNVPPYVWVQNLAGDVQPRYLSGGFLGAAYSPLRVGTDLDNPAAPGFRVKAFDPPADVPSHRLRDRHRLLGQVESAGRTPAGQGATNLTRYRERAVDLLAGPETRAAFDLDRESPKLRDRYGRHPLGQNLLMARRLIEAGTRLVTVTAWTGNPPGEKFVNVQTWDMHGPGAAPYIGSIFGTGSYGLGWALPRVDEALSALLDDLADRGLLESTLVVMVGEFGRAPKISNLGRDHWPACYSALLAGAGVRGGAVYGASDKTAAYVKDSPVRPEDFGATLFHALGVPAETRLGADGFTLPVSAGKPVLDLFG; from the coding sequence ATGAACCCCGTCCGACTACCCGACGGCGTGACTCGCCGCCAGTTGCTGACGCTCGGTAGTCTCGGCGCCGTCGGCCTGGGCCTGCCCGACCTGCTCCGGGCGAACGCGGCCACGCCTCGCGGGCGACCAGAATCGCCGAAATCGTGCATCTTTGTCGTGCAGTACGGCGGGTGTAGCCAAATCGATAGCTTCGACCTGAAGCCGGACGCCCCGGTAGAGATTCGTGGGCCGTTCCGGCCGATTCCCACCAGTGTCCCCGGGACGCGCGTCTGTGAACACCTGCCCCGTCTCGCCCGCCGCGCACACCAGTACGCCATCGTCCGGTCGATGACCCACGGCAACCCCGGCCACGACGGCGGCATGCACGTCTGTATGACCGGGCACTCGCAACCCGCCGAGAATACACCATACGTCGGCTCGGTCGTCGCGAAACTGTGCCCGCCGGGGGGAAACGTCCCTCCCTACGTTTGGGTTCAGAATCTCGCCGGTGACGTCCAGCCGCGGTATCTCTCGGGCGGCTTCCTCGGGGCGGCCTACAGCCCGCTCCGCGTCGGGACCGACCTGGATAACCCGGCCGCGCCGGGCTTCCGGGTGAAGGCGTTCGACCCACCCGCCGATGTGCCGTCCCACCGGTTGCGCGACCGCCACCGGTTGCTCGGGCAGGTCGAGTCGGCCGGCCGCACGCCGGCGGGTCAGGGGGCGACGAATCTGACGCGCTACCGCGAGCGGGCGGTCGACCTGCTCGCCGGTCCCGAGACGCGGGCCGCCTTCGACCTGGACCGCGAGTCGCCGAAATTGCGCGACCGGTACGGCCGGCACCCCCTCGGCCAGAACCTGCTTATGGCGCGGCGACTGATCGAAGCCGGCACCCGACTCGTGACCGTGACCGCATGGACCGGGAACCCGCCGGGCGAGAAGTTCGTCAATGTCCAGACGTGGGACATGCACGGCCCCGGGGCCGCCCCGTACATCGGGAGCATCTTCGGGACCGGCTCGTACGGCCTCGGGTGGGCGTTGCCGCGGGTCGACGAGGCGCTGTCCGCGTTACTCGACGATCTCGCCGACCGTGGGTTGTTGGAAAGCACGCTGGTGGTCATGGTCGGCGAGTTCGGGCGGGCACCGAAGATCAGCAACCTGGGCCGCGACCACTGGCCGGCGTGTTACTCGGCTCTGCTGGCCGGGGCCGGCGTCCGCGGCGGGGCAGTGTACGGCGCGTCCGACAAGACGGCCGCGTACGTGAAAGACTCGCCCGTCCGACCGGAAGATTTTGGGGCGACGCTGTTCCACGCCCTGGGCGTGCCGGCCGAGACCCGCCTCGGCGCGGACGGCTTTACCCTCCCCGTGAGCGCCGGAAAGCCGGTGTTGGACTTGTTCGGGTAG